In Balaenoptera acutorostrata chromosome 3, mBalAcu1.1, whole genome shotgun sequence, the genomic stretch GCCAGGCAAGATTGGTTCACAAAATTATCCAAAATTGACTGAAAAGAAATTGAGTCCTTTAAATTGCAGAGCACTTATTTAAAAGAACCAAGTTTTAGGaccagtttttaaatttccaaaattcATTGCAGGGTGACTGAATGGCTTTTCCTGTGTCTCCAAAGTGTGGTCTCTTTGCTGCATCTTCTGTGATTGACTATTACATTAATTCAAGAGTAAACAGCTAGGATCTTACAGGGAGAATAAAGGAGCCATAAAGAAACGTGCAGGacgaggcttccctggtggggcagtggttaagaatccacctgccaatgcagaagacacgggttcgagccctggtccaggaagatcccacgtgccgcggaggaactgggcctgtgcgccacaactactgagcctgcgctctagagcccgcaaaccacaactactgagccctcatgcctagagcctgtgctctgcaacaagagaagccaccgcaatgagaagcccacgcactgcaacgaagagtagcccctgctcaccgcaactagagaaagcccacgtgcagcaacgaagacccaacacagccaaaaataaataaataaataaataaataaaataaatttattttttaaaaaaagaaatgtgcaggaaataaaataaaaattttaaaaagaactaatgCGATCATAGAGTTTGCACTAAGAAGTTCAAATACCACTTTCCGGTATCAATATTTCTTTGACATAGTTATTTTCCCCAACTAATAAAGTTGAGAATACAGGATTCTTTGTGATATacactttagttttttttaaagtaaggtatattgaggcataatttacatacaataaaattcacccaaTTTAGCATACAATTCTGAGTATTGACAAATATATTAGTCACGTAACCACAACCACAGTCAAGACATGGAACAAATCCATCACACAAAAATCTACCCTCCTGTCTCTTTGTAGTCAaacctctcccccagcccctggcaagcaCTAATCTCTTTTCTGCCCCTATGATTTTGTCTTTGCAGGAATGTCATGCAGATTGAGTCATAAGGTGTGTAACCCATTAAGTCTAGCTCCTTTGGTTTGGCACAATGAATCTGAGATTCATCTTTGTTGCTGTACATtccttttttaatgttattttaatgttAGTCATTCCTTCTTTAATGCTGAGTATTCCACTGAATAGATAAACcactgtttgtttatccattcattaattgAAAGacctttgagttgtttccagtttttggcaattatgagcaAAACCACTGTAAACTTTTGCATAATAGGCTTTTCCATGAATATGGTTTTCATTGCTCTTGGGAATTGTTGGGTCCTATCGGTCATATGTTTGACCTTCTAGGTATTTACTAAACTatttcccaaagtggctgtaccattctgcattcccactagcagtgaaCGAGAGTTCCAgctgctccacatcctcgtcagcaGTTGAcattgtgactttttaaaaaagccattcTAAATGGATCTCATGTGATTTTGATTTGAGTTTGTCTAATGACTAATTAcattgaccatcttttcatgtatgtATTTGCTATCCATTTactttctttggtgaagtgttcaaatttttggttcattttttattattgagttttgagagttctttatatatgttggataccagtcctttctcccattttgtggcttGACCTTTTATTTTAAGtgtcttttgaaaagcagaagTTCTAAATTTATCATGTTAAAAATTTTACAGAAAGTGTTTTTTATGTCATATCAAGAAAAtgtttgcctaatccaaggtcaaaaaatttttcttctataattCCTTCaggaagttttatagttttaggttccacatacaggTAGGTctataatctattttgagttaatttttgtacatgtgCTAGGTATGGATTATATATGGATGCCCAATTATTACAGAACACTTTTCTATTATTCAAAGGTGCCCAGAAAACAGAAGATATGACTCTGAATTGAGTTTAAAACCTAGTTAACAACACAAGGAATAGGGGAATCTTAAATGCACATTGTTAGGtgaaagaaggcaatttgaaaatgctacatactgtatgattccaactatatgacattctggaaaaggcaatacTATGGATACTGTAAAAAGATCAATGATGAATAGGgttcagggaagagaaagggaagaatgactagatggagcacagaggattttttaaggcagtgaaacaaGTCTATATGAtattgtaatggtggatacaggtcattattcatttgtcaaaatccataaaaagtacaccaccaagagtgaaccctaatgtaaactgtggacctTGGATGGTACTGATGTGTcactgtaggttcatcaattgtaacaaatgcaccactctggtAAGAAATGTAGATAATGGGGGAGTCTAtgcatgtgtgagggcaggggacatatgagaaatctctgtacctccctctcaatttttctgtgactctaaaactatgctaaaaaataaagtctttaaaatatctgtaaaatgtacaacacagagaattaaccctaatgtaaactatggactttagttaataataatgcatcaTTATTGtctcatcaactgtaacaaatataccataccaatgcaagatgttaataatagggaaaacttGGTGGAGGGGGATTTATGGAAACTCCTTGAACTTTCCACTCATTTTTTCCATAAACCTAAACctgttcaaaaaaataaaatctattaattttttaaaatctagctGCTAACATCAAGAATATTCGACCTTCGCCCAATCTCATAGTTGCCCTGGGCAACAGTTGAGCCGTCTGGGAAGAGATGCATCTTTCCTTCTGTAGGTTTTGAGTCAACAGCTGTGAGTCATCTTGGTAATATCGGGTTGGATGCCTAAAGCTGTGGGAAAAAGGATCAGGAGAACTTTCAGGGTGATATCAAACATGACAACTGGAATGCTGAATCCTCAAATtaaggagagagagtgagagaaagaaaagccacATGGAGATTCTAGGTAGTGATGAGTTGCTTTATTcctggtccattccctacttcatcTTCATTCCCAGAGAGAGCAGTATAGGGGAAGAAACTATCCAACAATTCAGATATGGCAGAAATGAAGTCGATGTTCCGGGAAGTTCTTCCAAAACAAGGGCAGTTGTCTGTAGAAGATATAACCACGATGGTGCTGTGTAAACCCAAACTTTTACCCCTAAAATCTCTGACTCtggaaaaactggagaaaatgcAGCAAGCAGCACAGGATACAATTCGCCAACAGGAAATGGCAGAAAAGGAACAACCGCAAATAAGTCACTGAATGATAACTTAGCACTTCTGCAGAACACCCTACACCTTCCTTATTATTAACAATAGCTAGAAAATAACCTGCATCTGTATGCTGAAAGCAGTATGTATtaataaaacagattttattcccataacataaaaataatcaaGATTAATAAAACTTGGGATTGTGAATTTAAACACTCTGGTTTGTACTGAACAGAAGCAATTTTAAAACTCTGAACccagattttggtttttttttaacccaagttTTTAGAACAAATTATTGTTCACCATTCCTGttactatcatttttctagataacATTCTTAGGCACAAGTGAGTAAATGCACAGAGAAGCCTGTAAATGCTTATTAAAAACTGAATTTGAAGAATTTTGTGTCATGACACATTTAAGGCTATCTTGCCTGACCAACTGATCCTACTAGTAATGacaaaactgtattttttaaacaaatttaatttttaagaaacccTCACCTATCCAGTAGTTACCTAAGCTTTTAATTATACTGATTTTAAGGACTTACCTGGCCACCTTCGTCTTCCAGGTatcaaacacaattttaaaaccctaaaaatggaaattaatatggacttgaggggcttccctggtggcgcagtggttgagagtctgcctgctaatgcaggggacacgggttcgagccctggtctgggaagatcccacgtgccgcggagcggctgggcccgtgagccacaattgctgagcctgcgcgtctggagcctgtgccccgcgacgggaggggccgcgatagagaagggcccgcgcaccgcgatgaagagcggtccccgcaccgcgatgaagagtggcccccgcttgccgcaactggagaaagccctcgcacgaaccgaagacccaacacagccaaaaaataaataaataaataaataaataaataagaaaaaaatccttaaa encodes the following:
- the LOC102997463 gene encoding BBSome-interacting protein 1-like, with the translated sequence MAEMKSMFREVLPKQGQLSVEDITTMVLCKPKLLPLKSLTLEKLEKMQQAAQDTIRQQEMAEKEQPQISH